Proteins from a genomic interval of Rhipicephalus microplus isolate Deutch F79 chromosome 6, USDA_Rmic, whole genome shotgun sequence:
- the LOC119168540 gene encoding uncharacterized protein LOC119168540 isoform X2, whose protein sequence is MQARSVCYEGVPTDGPQTTAGLIEPIKTYYLAQGVIDSMDRHDEREHQNDHVRSKSPGADEDTFSAKGSPSSDSNSSCHSRWPTDTNDQQREPPTEQPLDFSFKSKAAFRRFSPPFSEADKSPPQTHDSLDVITCDLPRPWTAPEVRHANPIVVIPSTSTAATTAASISPSSAEIPFVTNGYTNGFGLMPFVSSMPSPTLSGLCDTTVAPPLVRPPPSQQAAFPSMSLMSPVTTRSSPPSSSTPTSSKYQRPFKRYQRGEPLSLGVCGIPGVYLPSVAPAMTPGFPMADPSLDPEFAAFREHYMPERARNGRQDAHRRSKTKSSPTPSTRQPDAESTHQSLGNGNTTRRPDSGDDGERTSPDNSNSSTATATNGSTKQPNGEAGTNGCNGVANGGGDFSPPNGDTADGGGPIRNGRQRSKLPDSQKDQAYWERRKKNNEAAKRSRDARRAKEDEIAIRAAYLETQNARLQYELAKALAEVSLLRQALRSGMASSLQDQ, encoded by the coding sequence ACTTACTACCTGGCCCAAGGCGTGATTGACAGCATGGACCGCCACGACGAGCGAGAGCATCAAAACGACCACGTCCGCTCGAAGAGTCCCGGGGCCGACGAAGACACATTCTCCGCCAAGGGCAGCCCCTCGTCCGACAGCAACTCTTCCTGTCACAGCCGATGGCCCACGGACACGAACGACCAGCAGCGCGAGCCACCGACCGAACAACCACTGGACTTCTCCTTCAAGAGCAAAGCGGCTTTCCGCCGTTTTTCACcgccgttttctgaagctgacAAGTCACCACCTCAGACACACGACTCTTTGGACGTCATCACTTGTGACCTGCCCAGGCCGTGGACTGCTCCCGAGGTTCGCCATGCCAATCCAATCGTGGtcatacccagcacgtccacggCGGCCACCACTGCAGCGTCCATTTCGCCGTCATCCGCAGAAATCCCGTTCGTGACGAACGGCTATACAAACGGATTCGGCCTCATGCCTTTTGTGTCGTCCATGCCATCGCCTACGCTAAGCGGGCTGTGCGATACAACGGTGGCACCTCCTCTGGTCAGGCCGCCGCCCTCTCAGCAGGCGGCGTTCCCGTCCATGTCGCTGATGTCGCCAGTGACGACCCGATCCAGCCCGCCATCCAGCAGCACGCCCACGTCATCGAAGTACCAGCGACCTTTCAAGAGGTACCAGCGCGGAGAACCACTCAGCTTGGGCGTGTGCGGCATTCCCGGCGTGTACTTGCCGTCGGTAGCCCCGGCCATGACACCCGGATTCCCCATGGCCGACCCGTCACTCGATCCAGAGTTCGCGGCGTTTCGCGAGCACTATATGCCGGAACGTGCCAGGAACGGTCGCCAGGACGCGCACAGGCGGTCCAAGACCAAGTCCTCTCCTACACCATCCACGCGCCAGCCAGACGCCGAATCCACTCATCAGTCGCTCGGTAACGGCAATACGACGCGACGCCCGGACAGCGGGGACGACGGCGAACGCACTTCGCCGGATAACAGCAACTCGTCGACGGCGACTGCCACCAACGGGTCGACGAAGCAGCCCAACGGCGAGGCTGGCACGAACGGATGCAACGGTGTGGCGAACGGCGGCGGTGACTTCTCGCCTCCGAACGGTGACACCGCCGACGGCGGCGGTCCCATTCGCAACGGACGGCAACGGTCCAAGCTGCCCGACAGCCAGAAGGACCAGGCGTACTGGGAACGCCGCAAGAAGAACAACGAGGCTGCCAAGAGGTCCCGGGACGCTCGTCGGGCCAAGGAAGACGAGATCGCCATCAGAGCCGCCTACCTCGAGACCCAGAACGCGCGCCTCCAGTACGAGCTCGCCAAGGCGCTCGCCGAGGTGTCGCTGCTGCGCCAAGCCCTGCGCTCGGGCATGGCCTCCAGCCTGCAAGACCAGTAG
- the LOC119168540 gene encoding uncharacterized protein LOC119168540 isoform X3: protein MDRHDEREHQNDHVRSKSPGADEDTFSAKGSPSSDSNSSCHSRWPTDTNDQQREPPTEQPLDFSFKSKAAFRRFSPPFSEADKSPPQTHDSLDVITCDLPRPWTAPEVRHANPIVVIPSTSTAATTAASISPSSAEIPFVTNGYTNGFGLMPFVSSMPSPTLSGLCDTTVAPPLVRPPPSQQAAFPSMSLMSPVTTRSSPPSSSTPTSSKYQRPFKRYQRGEPLSLGVCGIPGVYLPSVAPAMTPGFPMADPSLDPEFAAFREHYMPERARNGRQDAHRRSKTKSSPTPSTRQPDAESTHQSLGNGNTTRRPDSGDDGERTSPDNSNSSTATATNGSTKQPNGEAGTNGCNGVANGGGDFSPPNGDTADGGGPIRNGRQRSKLPDSQKDQAYWERRKKNNEAAKRSRDARRAKEDEIAIRAAYLETQNARLQYELAKALAEVSLLRQALRSGMASSLQDQ, encoded by the coding sequence ATGGACCGCCACGACGAGCGAGAGCATCAAAACGACCACGTCCGCTCGAAGAGTCCCGGGGCCGACGAAGACACATTCTCCGCCAAGGGCAGCCCCTCGTCCGACAGCAACTCTTCCTGTCACAGCCGATGGCCCACGGACACGAACGACCAGCAGCGCGAGCCACCGACCGAACAACCACTGGACTTCTCCTTCAAGAGCAAAGCGGCTTTCCGCCGTTTTTCACcgccgttttctgaagctgacAAGTCACCACCTCAGACACACGACTCTTTGGACGTCATCACTTGTGACCTGCCCAGGCCGTGGACTGCTCCCGAGGTTCGCCATGCCAATCCAATCGTGGtcatacccagcacgtccacggCGGCCACCACTGCAGCGTCCATTTCGCCGTCATCCGCAGAAATCCCGTTCGTGACGAACGGCTATACAAACGGATTCGGCCTCATGCCTTTTGTGTCGTCCATGCCATCGCCTACGCTAAGCGGGCTGTGCGATACAACGGTGGCACCTCCTCTGGTCAGGCCGCCGCCCTCTCAGCAGGCGGCGTTCCCGTCCATGTCGCTGATGTCGCCAGTGACGACCCGATCCAGCCCGCCATCCAGCAGCACGCCCACGTCATCGAAGTACCAGCGACCTTTCAAGAGGTACCAGCGCGGAGAACCACTCAGCTTGGGCGTGTGCGGCATTCCCGGCGTGTACTTGCCGTCGGTAGCCCCGGCCATGACACCCGGATTCCCCATGGCCGACCCGTCACTCGATCCAGAGTTCGCGGCGTTTCGCGAGCACTATATGCCGGAACGTGCCAGGAACGGTCGCCAGGACGCGCACAGGCGGTCCAAGACCAAGTCCTCTCCTACACCATCCACGCGCCAGCCAGACGCCGAATCCACTCATCAGTCGCTCGGTAACGGCAATACGACGCGACGCCCGGACAGCGGGGACGACGGCGAACGCACTTCGCCGGATAACAGCAACTCGTCGACGGCGACTGCCACCAACGGGTCGACGAAGCAGCCCAACGGCGAGGCTGGCACGAACGGATGCAACGGTGTGGCGAACGGCGGCGGTGACTTCTCGCCTCCGAACGGTGACACCGCCGACGGCGGCGGTCCCATTCGCAACGGACGGCAACGGTCCAAGCTGCCCGACAGCCAGAAGGACCAGGCGTACTGGGAACGCCGCAAGAAGAACAACGAGGCTGCCAAGAGGTCCCGGGACGCTCGTCGGGCCAAGGAAGACGAGATCGCCATCAGAGCCGCCTACCTCGAGACCCAGAACGCGCGCCTCCAGTACGAGCTCGCCAAGGCGCTCGCCGAGGTGTCGCTGCTGCGCCAAGCCCTGCGCTCGGGCATGGCCTCCAGCCTGCAAGACCAGTAG